CAACTCCGGTAAATGTTGTAGTAAGCTCTGAAGTAAAAACATCTAATACACCTAAAAATACGATAAATTCACCTATGGTAGGTACATTTTACGCAGCTCCAAGTCCAGGCGCAGCTCCATTTGTAAAAGTCGGACAAAGAGTTCGCAAAGGTGATGTCATCGGTATAATCGAAGCAATGAAGATCATGAATGAGATAGAGGCTGAATTTGATTGTCAAATAACAGAAGCACTTGTTGCAGACGGACAGCCTATCGAATTTGCTATGCCGTTATTTGGCGTGGAGAAGATTTAATGCAAATCAAAAAAGTTTTAATCGCAAACCGAGGCGAAATCGCACTCAGAGCTTTGCGAACGATAAAGGAGATGGGCAAAGAGGCGATCGTGGTTCACTCAACCGCCGATCAAGACGCACTTTATGTTAAATACGCAGATGCTTCAATTTGCATCGGTGCACCTCGATCAAGCGACAGCTATTTAAACATACCTGCGATTATTTCAGCTGCCGAAATTAGCGGAGCAGACGCGATATTTCCTGGATATGGCTTCTTAAGTGAAAACCAAAATTTCGTTGAAATTTGCTCACATCATAAAATAAAATTTATAGGACCAAGCGTTGAGGCTATGGCCTTAATGAGTGATAAAAGTAAAGCAAAACAGATGATGCAACGCGCAGGCGTGCCTGTTATCCCTGGATCTGACGGTGCTATCAAAGATATAAAATTTGCCAAAGATTTAGCTAAAAAGATCGGCTATCCTGTTATACTAAAAGCAGCTGCGGGCGGTGGCGGTCGCGGAATGCGCGTGGTCGAAAAAGAAGAAGATCTTGAAAAGGCATTTTGGTCTGCCGAAAGCGAGGCAATGAGTGCATTTGGTGATGGAACGATGTATATGGAAAAATACATCCTAAATCCACGCCACATTGAAGTTCAGATCATCGGCGATAGCCATGGTAATGTCCTACACATCGGCGAGCGCGACTGCTCTATGCAACGCCGCCATCAAAAGCTAATAGAAGAAAGCCCCGCGATCTTACTTAGCGACGAGATACGAAAAAAACTTCACGAAACCGCCATTCGCGCAGCAAAAGCGATAGGATACGAGGGTGCGGGAACGTTTGAATTTTTAGTAGATAAAAATTTGGATTTTTACTTTATCGAAATGAACACACGCTTGCAAGTTGAACACTGCGTAAGTGAGATGGTAAGCGGACTTGATATTATTGAATGGATGATAAGAGTAGCGCAAGGCGAGGCACTACCTAGCCAAGACAGCATACAGTTAAGAGGTCATGCGATCGAATGCCGTATAACAGCCGAAGATCCAAACAGCTTTACTCCATGTCCAGGCAAGATCACAAAATACGTCTGCCCAGGTGGACGCAATGTGCGCATGGATAGTCATATCTATCAAGACTACTCTATACCGCCGTTTTATGACAGTATGATAGGCAAGCTTATAGTTTGGGATGAGGATAGAAATAGAGCCATCCATAAGATGAAAGTAGCGCTTGAGCAACTTGTTATCCAAGGGATAAAAACAACTCGTGATTTCCACATCGCAATGATGGATAACCCAGACTTCATAAACAACAACTACGACACAAACTATCTTTCAAGACATTAATATGTCACTTATGGGCTAAATTTGAATTTAGCCCATAAAAAATTTATCTGATTATATTGATTTTTGCTTTTGCGCGAAGTTTTTCAAAGTAGTCTTGCATAACTTTTTGTTGTTCAGACTCGTAGAGAGAGTTCATGATCTGCTCTTGAATTTGCTCAAAGCTTGGAGTGTATTCGCCAATTTTGTTTTCAACCAAAAACATGTCAAAGCCACCTTGTCTGGCTAAAATTTGAGTATATTGACCAACTTGTGTATTGGCGATTATTGCTGCTAAGCGCGGATCTATCCTTGAGTAATCAAAAGAAATTTTTTGTGCCTCTACGCCTTTTAGTGTCTTTTTGCTGCTTTGCTGATCTTGCAGTTGTTTTTCGCTATTTGCTCTAAATATCGTAACTTCTGCATTTTGAAATACGCTAAATTGATGTTTATTTGCCTCATAATACGCTCTTGCTTGCTCAGGTGTTAAATTTTTACCTACTTCAGAAGATATGCGCTTATAAAGCTTTTCTTGTAAAAGCTTCTTTTCTATATCATTTTTAAAGTCGCTATAGCTTATGCCTTCTGCAGCAAGTGAGTTTAAAAATTGCGAATTTGTCATTTTGTTTTGAGCGATAATAGCGTCGATTCTCTCTTTTATCTCAAATGCCGAGGCGCCAATTGATAAATTTTTTATCTCTGCTTGCTCCAAACGGTCTCTAATAAGTAAATTTAAAGCCTGTCTTTCATCGGTATTAAACTGCTCTTTTATCTTATAAACTTCAAAGAGCGTTATCGGCTCGTTTTCTACGATAGCTGCGATACCGTTAACCATCTGCGCATTTAGGCAAATTCCACACACTAAAGAAGCAAAAATAGCTCTTTTAAACATGACAAAACCTTTGTTTAAGTAATTAATAAATATAATTTTATCCAATTATAACATAAAAATTTTTTAAGGTAAAACGATGATAGTTACTAGATTTGCGCCCTCTCCGACAGGGTATTTGCATATCGGTGGTCTTCGAACGGCGCTTTATAGTTATTTGTATGCCAGAGCTAACGGTGGTAAATTTTTACTTCGCATAGAAGATACCGACCTAAAACGCAACTCCGAAGAAGCAACGATCGCCATACGCGAGGCGTTTGACTGGTGTGGGCTTGATTATGACGGCGAGGTTGCATATCAGTCAAAGCGCTTTGATGTATACAAGGAGTATGTTAAAAAGCTACTTGATGAAGGCAAGGCGTATAAATGCTATATGAGCAAGGAAGAACTTGATGAGCTACGCGCCCAGCAAGAAGCTCGTAAAGAACGCCCAAAATACGACAACCGCTACCGCGACTTTACAGGAACTCCACCCGCCGGAATTGAGCCTGTTATTCGCATAAAAGCTCCTATGGAGGGAGAAATAGTTATAAAAGACGGCATCAAAGGAGAGGTGAAATTTAAAGTCGAAGATATACTTGACGACTTTATCATCGCCAGAAGCGACGGCACGCCAACATATAATTTTACAGTTGTCATAGATGATGCTTTAATGGGTGTAACTCACGTTATACGCGGCGATGATCACCTTTCAAATACACCAAAACAAATCGTTCTTTACGACGCTCTTGGCTTTAAAAAACCGGAATTTTTCCATGTAGCTATGATAAACGGAGAAGACGGCAAAAAACTAAGCAAGCGCCACGGTGCAACCGACGTAATGGAATACAAACGCATGGGTTATCTGCCTGAAGCGCTTTTAAATTTCCTTGTGCGTCTTGGTTGGAGTCACGGCGATGATGAAATTTTTAACATGGACGATATGCTTAAATTTTTCGATCCGCATGATATAAATAAATCATCAAGCACATATAACGCCCAAAAACTTGACTGGCTAAACGCGCATTATATTAAGACATTGCCTTACGAGCGCTTAGCTAAAGAAATGAAAGAATTTGGCGTTGATTTTAACTCTCACGCAAAAGGCGAATTGTTGCTAAACATCCTAAGAGAGCGTTCAAAAACCCTAATAGACATGTCAAAAGCGGCGAATTCTATCATAAATGCACCAACAGAATATGATCAAAAAGCTTATGATAAATTTATAACCGTGCAAACAAAAGAGATACTGACTAAATTTAGTGAAATTTTGACATTAAATTTAGACGCAAAAGGCTATGAAACGCTAACAAACGAGTTCTTGCAAGCTAACGAGGTAAAACTAAAAGACCTAGCACAAGCACTTAGAGTGGCACTAACAGGTAATAGCGTGAGTCCCGGTATATTTGAAGTATTAGAAGTGCTTGGAAGTACCGAAACAAAAAACAGAATAACAAAAATTTTAAATTAAGGAGAAAAAATGAGTAAAGTTACAAAAGAAGAAGCATTAGCATACCACTTAGGCGGTAAGATCGCTATTAGCGTTAAGACACCTTGCAAAAGCGCACGCGATCTATCTATGGCATACACACCGGGTGTTGCCGAGCCATGCCGCGAGATAGAAGCTGATAACGAATTAGCTTACAAATACACAAACAAAGGCAATCTTGTAGCCGTTATCACAGACGGAACAGCAGTTCTTGGTCTTGGTGACATAGGAGCAGTAGCAGGCAAGCCTGTAATGGAAGGTAAAGCTGTTTTATTTAAAAAATTTGCAAATGTCGATGCTTTTGATATCGAGCTTGATGAAAACGATCCGGATAAAATCGTCGAGATTTGTAAAGCACTTTCACCGACATTTGGCGGTATAAATTTAGAAGACATGCGCGCTCCAAAATGTTTTGAGATAGAGCGTAAACTTCAAGAAGCGGTTGATATCCCTGTAATGCACGACGATCAACACGGAACCGCGATGATAACAAGTGCAGGCATGATAAATGCTATGGAAATTTCAGGCAAAGATATTTCTAAAATCAAGATCGTAGTTAGCGGTGCCGGAGCCGCAGGAATAGCTTGCGCTAAAATGTATAAAGCTCTTGGCGCAAAGCATATCGTAATGTGTGATAGCAAGGGTGTTATCCATAGCGAAAGAACCGATCTAACTCCTGAAAAGATAGAATTTGCACTAAAAACTGACGACAGAACACTTGCGGATGCAATGAGAGGCGCTGATATGTTTTTAGGTCTATCAAAACCGGGCGTACTTACAAAAGAGATGGTTGCCTCTATGAATGCAGAGCCGATAATATTTGCTCTTGCCAACCCTACTCCTGAAATTTTCCCTGAAGAAGTTGCAGAGGTTAGAAGTGATGTCATGATGGGAACAGGAAGAAGCGACTATCCAAACCAAGTAAACAATGTCCTTGGCTTTCCATTTATCTTCCGTGGCGCGCTTGACGTGAGAGCTAAAAAGATCACCGAAAACATGAAAATGGCAGCCGCAAAAGCACTTGCTAATCTAGCAAAAGAGCCTGTTCCTGCTGATGTTTGCGCTGCATTTGGTGTAAAAGAGCTAAAATTTGGTAAAGACTACATCATACCAAAACCTTTTGATAAGCGCGTTTTAACAGCCGTTGCTCCAGCAGTAGCACAAGCTGCCGTAAATGACGGAGTAGCAAGAGTTAAAGACTTTGACGTAAAAGCTTATACTAAAAAACTTGCAGAAGGTATATTTTAATGTAAATTTTACGGGGCGTAAAAGCTCCGTAAAAACCAAATAAGGAAAGCAAATGGCTCATCAAATAGATAAAAATAACATCAAACTTATATCTCACCCGCTAATCGAGCACAAACTATCAATATTACGAGATAAAAAAACTGAACCATTTCAATTTCGTATGATAGTTGATGAGATTAGCCACCTAATGATCTTTGAAGCAACAAGAGATCTTGCTTTACGCGAGATCGAGGTGCAAACACCGGTTGCAAAGACAAAAGCTAAAAAACTAGCCACTAAGATCATGATATGCCCTATCTTGCGTGCAGCACTTGGCATGCTTGATAGCGTATTTACCATCATCCCGGATGCTGCGGTAGGTTTTTTGGGATTTCAAAGAAACGAAGAAACCGCGCAAGCCGAATTCTTCTACGCAAAGCTTCCGCCTGACGCATCTTCACGCATGGCTATTATCATAGATCCGATGTTTGCCACAGGTGGCACAGCGATAGATGCTGTCAAATTTCTAAAAGATAAGGGTGTAAAAAATATAAAATTTATATCCATCATAGCGGCTCCCGAGGGCTTAGCTCGTTTTAATGAAATTTATCCTGACGTCGAGGTTTATACGGCTGCAATTGACGAGAGATTAAACGAGAAAAACTACATAGTTCCTGGGCTTGGCGATGCCGGAGATAGAGTATTTAACACACTTTCGTAATTAAAAATTTAAAGCTTTTCGTTTTTTATAAATCAG
This is a stretch of genomic DNA from Campylobacter sp. RM6914. It encodes these proteins:
- the accB gene encoding acetyl-CoA carboxylase biotin carboxyl carrier protein, producing MKKEDIKELIEFFNEMDMNKIKIKDGDFEIELEKFADCCELPKPTPAPIAPAPTPVNVVVSSEVKTSNTPKNTINSPMVGTFYAAPSPGAAPFVKVGQRVRKGDVIGIIEAMKIMNEIEAEFDCQITEALVADGQPIEFAMPLFGVEKI
- a CDS encoding acetyl-CoA carboxylase biotin carboxylase subunit gives rise to the protein MQIKKVLIANRGEIALRALRTIKEMGKEAIVVHSTADQDALYVKYADASICIGAPRSSDSYLNIPAIISAAEISGADAIFPGYGFLSENQNFVEICSHHKIKFIGPSVEAMALMSDKSKAKQMMQRAGVPVIPGSDGAIKDIKFAKDLAKKIGYPVILKAAAGGGGRGMRVVEKEEDLEKAFWSAESEAMSAFGDGTMYMEKYILNPRHIEVQIIGDSHGNVLHIGERDCSMQRRHQKLIEESPAILLSDEIRKKLHETAIRAAKAIGYEGAGTFEFLVDKNLDFYFIEMNTRLQVEHCVSEMVSGLDIIEWMIRVAQGEALPSQDSIQLRGHAIECRITAEDPNSFTPCPGKITKYVCPGGRNVRMDSHIYQDYSIPPFYDSMIGKLIVWDEDRNRAIHKMKVALEQLVIQGIKTTRDFHIAMMDNPDFINNNYDTNYLSRH
- a CDS encoding peptidylprolyl isomerase — encoded protein: MFKRAIFASLVCGICLNAQMVNGIAAIVENEPITLFEVYKIKEQFNTDERQALNLLIRDRLEQAEIKNLSIGASAFEIKERIDAIIAQNKMTNSQFLNSLAAEGISYSDFKNDIEKKLLQEKLYKRISSEVGKNLTPEQARAYYEANKHQFSVFQNAEVTIFRANSEKQLQDQQSSKKTLKGVEAQKISFDYSRIDPRLAAIIANTQVGQYTQILARQGGFDMFLVENKIGEYTPSFEQIQEQIMNSLYESEQQKVMQDYFEKLRAKAKINIIR
- the gltX gene encoding glutamate--tRNA ligase, translated to MIVTRFAPSPTGYLHIGGLRTALYSYLYARANGGKFLLRIEDTDLKRNSEEATIAIREAFDWCGLDYDGEVAYQSKRFDVYKEYVKKLLDEGKAYKCYMSKEELDELRAQQEARKERPKYDNRYRDFTGTPPAGIEPVIRIKAPMEGEIVIKDGIKGEVKFKVEDILDDFIIARSDGTPTYNFTVVIDDALMGVTHVIRGDDHLSNTPKQIVLYDALGFKKPEFFHVAMINGEDGKKLSKRHGATDVMEYKRMGYLPEALLNFLVRLGWSHGDDEIFNMDDMLKFFDPHDINKSSSTYNAQKLDWLNAHYIKTLPYERLAKEMKEFGVDFNSHAKGELLLNILRERSKTLIDMSKAANSIINAPTEYDQKAYDKFITVQTKEILTKFSEILTLNLDAKGYETLTNEFLQANEVKLKDLAQALRVALTGNSVSPGIFEVLEVLGSTETKNRITKILN
- a CDS encoding malic enzyme-like NAD(P)-binding protein, which gives rise to MSKVTKEEALAYHLGGKIAISVKTPCKSARDLSMAYTPGVAEPCREIEADNELAYKYTNKGNLVAVITDGTAVLGLGDIGAVAGKPVMEGKAVLFKKFANVDAFDIELDENDPDKIVEICKALSPTFGGINLEDMRAPKCFEIERKLQEAVDIPVMHDDQHGTAMITSAGMINAMEISGKDISKIKIVVSGAGAAGIACAKMYKALGAKHIVMCDSKGVIHSERTDLTPEKIEFALKTDDRTLADAMRGADMFLGLSKPGVLTKEMVASMNAEPIIFALANPTPEIFPEEVAEVRSDVMMGTGRSDYPNQVNNVLGFPFIFRGALDVRAKKITENMKMAAAKALANLAKEPVPADVCAAFGVKELKFGKDYIIPKPFDKRVLTAVAPAVAQAAVNDGVARVKDFDVKAYTKKLAEGIF
- the upp gene encoding uracil phosphoribosyltransferase, producing MAHQIDKNNIKLISHPLIEHKLSILRDKKTEPFQFRMIVDEISHLMIFEATRDLALREIEVQTPVAKTKAKKLATKIMICPILRAALGMLDSVFTIIPDAAVGFLGFQRNEETAQAEFFYAKLPPDASSRMAIIIDPMFATGGTAIDAVKFLKDKGVKNIKFISIIAAPEGLARFNEIYPDVEVYTAAIDERLNEKNYIVPGLGDAGDRVFNTLS